The Streptococcus viridans genome contains the following window.
GTTAGCTCACGCCGCCTTCCGTATGGGTGAAGTAGCGGCTGAAAATGCCCTTAAAGGAAACCACGCTGTTGCCAAATTGAACTTAACTCCTGCAGCTATCTACACACTTCCAGAAGTTGCGGCTGTTGGTTTGACAGAAGAACAAGCTCGTGAGAAATATGATGTCCAAATCGGTAAATTCAACTTTGCGGCTAACGGACGTGCCATTGCATCAGATGCGGCTCAAGGATTTGTAAAAGTCATTGCAGACAAGAAATATGGTGAAGTTCTTGGGGTTCACATCATTGGTCCAGCAGCAGCTGAATTGATCAACGAAGCTTCAACTATCATTGAGATGGAAATCACTGTAGAAGAAATGCTCAAGACCATCCATGGGCACCCAACCTTCTCAGAAGTGATGTACGAAGCCTTTGCGGATGTACTTGGCTTGGCAGTTCACTCACCTAAGAAAAAATAAAAATAGATAGACTAGACTGGAATTATTTTCCAGTCTCTATCGTATTAGAAGGTATCTTATGAAATACATTATCAATCATTCAAACGACACTGCTTTTAATATTGCTTTAGAGGAATATGCTTTTAAACACCTTTTGGACGAGGACCAAATCTTCCTTCTTTGGATTAACAAACCATCTATTATTGTAGGACGTCACCAAAATACCATCGAGGAAATTAACCGTGACTATGTTCGTGAAAATGGAATTGAAGTAGTCCGTCGAATCAGTGGTGGTGGAGCTGTTTACCATGATTTGAACAACCTAAACTACACCATTATTTCAAAAGAAGATGAAAACAAGGCCTTTGACTTCAAGAGCTTCTCTACTCCAGTTATCAATACTTTGGCTGAACTTGGTGTTAAAGCTGAATTTACAGGCCGAAACGACTTAGAAATCGACGGTAAGAAATTCTGTGGCAATGCCCAAGCCTATATCAATGGCCGTATCATGCATCATGGTTGTCTTCTCTTTGACGTGGATTTGTCAGTCCTAGCTAACGCACTTAAAGTTTCTAAAGATAAGTTTGAATCAAAAGGGGTTAAATCAGTCCGTGCTCGAGTAACTAATATTATCGATGAGTTGCCAGAAAAAATCACGGTTGAAGAGTTCCGGGACCTACTTTTGGACTACATGAAGAAAGAATACCCTGAGATGACAGAATATGTCTTCTCGGATGAAGAATTGGCTGAAATCAATCGTATCAAGGAAACCAAGTTTGGTACCTGGGATTGGAACTATGGAAAGTCTCCTGAATACAATGTCCGTCGTGGCACTAAATTCCCTAGCGGTAAGGTTGAAATCTTCGCTAACGTCATTGAATCAAAAATTCAAGATATCAAGATTTACGGTGACTTCTTTGGTATCGAAGACGTAGCGGCAGTAGAAGATGTCCTTCGTGGTGTCAAATACGAACGCGAAGACGTTCTTAAAGCCCTACAAACCATTAACCTAGGTCGTTACTTCGCAGGAATCACTGCAGAAGAAATTGCTGAAGCAGTGGTGGAATAAAGTCATAAGAGAGTGGGACAGAAATCGGTAATTCGTTAGAATTCGATTTCGTAGTCCCACCTCCGCACAGTTGAGTAGGGCTGTAAAAGCTGACGAATTCAGCGTAGTAGAGCCCAGTCAACCACTGCGTCTTGCTCGACAATCCAAAGACAATTGAGAGGCTAGGACTTTTGTCCCAGCCTCTTTTTTTGAAACTAGTTTCACATAAAAATTATTGTTTTACTAAGGATTTTGTAGTATAGTAAAGGTGGAAAAGTGTATTCGCTTACAAAGAATGTAACTGTAATTTGTAAAACTCAGTAATTATTAAACAACGAAATTAATTGACTAGCTAGGTATTACTTTCCTTTTCTGCTTTAGAAAGTGTGATGATATGAAACGTGTCTTTATTATTTTATCAAACCTTTTCATCTCTAGCTTTTTGATTTGGATTGCCTTTATTTCTCCAAATACGGTTATCCACCGCAGTCTTCCGGTAGTAGGTGTGGTGAGACAAGAAAAGAGCGTCACATATGAAGAGTTATCTTCCAGTTTAGACCGCTTGGCAAGGGATAATCATAGTATAATTGCCCGTCAGATACAAAGAACAGACTCTAAGGGGCAGGTTGTTTTCACCTATGAAATCTACGGAGAGGGAAAACTTCCTCTTGGGATTAAAAGAGAGAAGAAAGAACTGGCTGCCAAAGAAAGCCTGCTAAAGAATTATTATATATTAACAGGTGATTTGGAAACTGAAAAGCTGGATCAAACTCTTCATACTCTTGGTTTCTCACAAACTTTTATTGAGAAACCGAATCCTCTGCAGACCCTTATTGCCTTTTTTGGCTCAGGTTCACAATCACTTGCCTTGGTTATTTTTATCATTAGTTTTAGCTCTTTGACGATTATACAAAAAACACTTGAAATGAGAAGTGCTGGGATTCGATATATTTCAGGAATGAGACGCTTGCAAGTTTTCGGACATTCTCTAAAAGATGATAGTATAGAGTTGCTTTTGGGATGTATTGGCGCAAGTATAATGGGTGCTGTTCTGATTTATTGTTTTCAATTGACACCTTTTTCCTATTCCATCGTCATTTTCAGTAGTATTATTTACAATGGGATTTTACTAATTTTGTCTGTTTTCTTATCTTTCCTCTTTGCATATAGTATTCAAACGATTCATTTAGTCCCCCTTTTAAAAGGGAAGGTTCCATTGAAGCGCATATTGGTTTTCCTCTTTATTTGTCAATTTCTCGCTGTGGCATTAATTGGCCTTGCGATTCATCGAATCAGTATTTATGGATCAGTCTGGCAAACTCACCAAGAGGGAAGTGAGGCTTGGTTAAAACAGTCGAATTGGGTCCAAATTAGTACAAGTCGGGAGGATTTTTCACAGAAAACAAACAAAGAGACGCAAATTGAGGACAGAGCAAAATGGTCTAAGCTCATCGAGTCTGGTATTGAAAATGGTGGTCTTTTAGCTTATCATAATCTCGTATCTTTTAGTTCAAAAGGAGTTATGACGGATCCTAGTACAGGTAAAGAGTTTTCAATCACAGATTACGATCCTCTTGCCAATAGCCTGTATGTCACTCCAAATTATCTTGATATCCAAAGGATCTCAGTTTCCCCTGAGTTAAAAGAGAGCTTGAATCACTTGCAAGCTGGAGAATTTGGACTCTTACTTCCGGAAAAATTAAAAGGTCGAGAAGAGGAGATGATCAAACGATATGAAGATTATCTATCTCCTCGAGATGATCAAGGAAATATCACCTTATCAATGAAGGCGCAGGTAACGTATATTCCGAATCATCAAAAACGCTTTATCTACAACAACACACCAATTAGCTATAAGCAATTCTTTACCGATCCGGTTTTAGTGGTTATTCAACCTGAAAGTTTTGGAGGCTATGTGAATCCATATTTCACCGTTCTAAATCCCTACCTTTATTTTAATGGACTTCAGAATAGTAAGAAGCTAATCGCTGAGTATAATCTTGAAAAAAGTGTTAGTCAGTACGACTATGCAGTGGACGTTTACCAGCAAATGGCCCAAAAAATACAAATAGAAAATCTCATGGCGATTGCAGGAGGAGTCTTTGGTATAGCAACCTCTGTTCTT
Protein-coding sequences here:
- a CDS encoding DUF1430 domain-containing protein, coding for MKRVFIILSNLFISSFLIWIAFISPNTVIHRSLPVVGVVRQEKSVTYEELSSSLDRLARDNHSIIARQIQRTDSKGQVVFTYEIYGEGKLPLGIKREKKELAAKESLLKNYYILTGDLETEKLDQTLHTLGFSQTFIEKPNPLQTLIAFFGSGSQSLALVIFIISFSSLTIIQKTLEMRSAGIRYISGMRRLQVFGHSLKDDSIELLLGCIGASIMGAVLIYCFQLTPFSYSIVIFSSIIYNGILLILSVFLSFLFAYSIQTIHLVPLLKGKVPLKRILVFLFICQFLAVALIGLAIHRISIYGSVWQTHQEGSEAWLKQSNWVQISTSREDFSQKTNKETQIEDRAKWSKLIESGIENGGLLAYHNLVSFSSKGVMTDPSTGKEFSITDYDPLANSLYVTPNYLDIQRISVSPELKESLNHLQAGEFGLLLPEKLKGREEEMIKRYEDYLSPRDDQGNITLSMKAQVTYIPNHQKRFIYNNTPISYKQFFTDPVLVVIQPESFGGYVNPYFTVLNPYLYFNGLQNSKKLIAEYNLEKSVSQYDYAVDVYQQMAQKIQIENLMAIAGGVFGIATSVLLFNTMNFLYFEEFRKQIFLKKIAGLGFVNIHQMILLSESSLLLLGSLLVFILTSEWWIALVTLLLFITNAWFILLYRSHKEDHLLATVLKGA
- a CDS encoding lipoate--protein ligase — its product is MKYIINHSNDTAFNIALEEYAFKHLLDEDQIFLLWINKPSIIVGRHQNTIEEINRDYVRENGIEVVRRISGGGAVYHDLNNLNYTIISKEDENKAFDFKSFSTPVINTLAELGVKAEFTGRNDLEIDGKKFCGNAQAYINGRIMHHGCLLFDVDLSVLANALKVSKDKFESKGVKSVRARVTNIIDELPEKITVEEFRDLLLDYMKKEYPEMTEYVFSDEELAEINRIKETKFGTWDWNYGKSPEYNVRRGTKFPSGKVEIFANVIESKIQDIKIYGDFFGIEDVAAVEDVLRGVKYEREDVLKALQTINLGRYFAGITAEEIAEAVVE